The window GTTATTCGTCGGTGTCGCTACGTCGCCAGTTGCGTCGCTTCGGGTTCCGCTGGACCTCCATGTCGGTCTTCATCATGACCCAGGCCGGAACGCGGCTGTTCTGGTTCTCGAGTTTGGCAAGACGCTTTTTCTTGCCCTTCGATTTCTTACCCATAGTAGCCGGACGTAGCCCGTGCTGGCTTAAAATCTTGTCCATCTCTCGAGGGTGATCCCACTGGACTCGTAACGCGTCTCGAGGGGCGGTTCAGGCCTCGAGAACTTCCGTCGCCGTCTTCGGGCTCGAAGCCGGATTACCCCCGTCACTCGAGCGGGAACCGCTCGACCGTCGAGTACACCGGTCCCTCGTCGGTGAGGGTGCTCTCGGTCAGTCGGACCTCCTCGACCGTCGTCTCGCCGACGGTCGGATCCCGCTCCCGGACGAGGTCCTGGACCAGTTCCTTTCCGCCGGCGTGTTCCATTCGGGCGAGGGTGACGTGTGGCGTGAACTCGTGGTCCTCCTCGTCGAAGCCCATCGCCGTCGTTCGCTCCTCGATCGCCTCGTGCAGCGCCGTCAGTTCGTTACCGCCGGTCTCGGCCCCGAGCCAGAGGACGCTGATGTATTCGAGGGTCGGGAAGACCCCCAGGCCGCCGAACCGCGCGGTGAAGGGGTCGATGCCCGCGTCCTCGACGGCAGCCGCGAGTTCCCGCTGGAGGTCGGGCAGGCGATCTTCGTCCACGTCGCCGAGGAACTTCAGGGTGACGTGGGCCTGTTCGGGATCGGTGAAGCTCAGGCCGCTTGCGTCGTCGAACTCCGCCTGGAGGTCGGCGACGGGGTCGGCGAGTTCGTCGGGGAGGTCGACGCTGACGAACAGTCGCATGGTCGGAGGTTCGCGGGCGGATCACTCAACGGTGACGGTCGCCGCTGGCCGAGGGCCGTCCGTCGATCGCCGGCTGCCAACTACCGTTAGGGGAGGCCATTATATCCGACGAAGCCGTGTCTACGCTAATGATAGAGTCCGACGTTGCCGTCGTCGGTGGCGGAATCGGCGGCCTCACCGCGGCCCACGAACTCGCCGAGCGCGGGTTCGACGTGACCGTCCTCGAGGCGAACGATCGGTTCGGCGGCAAGGCAAGGTCGATGCCGATCGCCGACACGAGCGGCGGGACCGAGCCGACCACCGAATCGATGGACGCGCCACCGCTGCACGGCGAACACGGCTTTCGCTTCTTCCCGGCGTTCTACCGGCACGTGACCGACACGATGGAGCGGATTCCGGACGGCGAGTTCGAGTTCGAAGGCGGGAGCGGGGGAACCGTCGCCGACAACCTCGTCGAAACCAGCGCGACCCTGATCGCCAACGTCGACGGGCCGCCCCAGATCGCCGAAACCAGCACGCCGGACACCCTCCGGGGATGGCTCGAGGCGCTGCGGCCGGCGTTCGCGGAGGACCTGCCCCGGGAGGACGTCCGGTTTCTCCTCGAGCGATTGCTGTACCTGCTGACGGCCTGTGACGACCGCCGGGAGGACGAACTCGACGACGTCTCCTGGTGGGAGTTCATCGACGCCGAGAATCGCTCCCAGGAGTTCCGCGATCGGCTGGCCTACGCCACGCAGGCGCTGGTCGCGCTGCGCCCGCAGGTCGGCAGCGCACGGACGATCGGGACGATCTACCTCCAGTTGCTGTTCGGCCAGCTCGATCCCACGCAACCGACCGAGCAAGTGCTGAACGCGCCGACCAGCGTCGCCTGGATCGACCCCTGGGTGCGCTACCTAGAGGGGCTGGGCGTCGACCTCCGGGCGAACGCGCCGGTTCGCGCCCTCGAGTTCGACGGCCGCCGGATCACCGGGGCGACGCTGGCCGACGGCGCGCGGGTCGTCGCCGACGAGTTCGTTCTCGCGGTGCCGGTCGAGGTGGCCCCCGAGTTCGTCACGCCCGAACTCGCGCGGGCGGCCCCCGAACTGGGCCGGATCGAGCGCCTCGACACCGCCTGGATGAACGGGATCCAGTTCTACCTCTCGGAAGACGTCGAGTTGACGCGGGGCCACCAGGTCTACGCGGACTCGCCGTGGGCGCTGACGTCGATCTCACAGCGGCAGTTCTGGCGCGACCACGAGTACGACGTCGGAGAGCGCGGCCCCGACGAGGTGGAGGGCGTGCTCTCGGCGATCGCCTCCGACTGGGACACGCCCGGGATCGTCTACGGGAAACCGGCGAGGCAGTGTACCCGCGAGGAGATCGCGACGGAAGTCTGGGCGCAGTTGAAGGCCCACCTGAACGTCACCGGGACGACGCTGTCGGACGACCTGCTGGTCGACTGGTTCCTCGACCCGTCGATCGTCGAGGTCGACGACCCGGGCGACGGCGACCGCGTCGAGAACCGCTCGCCGCTGTTGATCAACACCGCCGGCTCCCTGCGGAACCGCCCGCCGGCCGACGTCGGTGTCCCGAACCTGACGCTCGCCGCGGACTACGTCCGGACGAACTCCGATCTCGCCTCCATGGAGTCGGCCAACGAGGCCGGCCGCCGGGCGGCCAACGCCATCCTCGAGCGCCATGCACGAGGGTCGTACGTTCCCGCCGAGATCTGGGAGTTGAGAGAGCCGGCGGCGTTCGAGCCGTTCAAGCGCCAGGACCGGGTCCGCTACCGCCTGGGGCTGCCCCACCCTGCGGAGGTCACCCAGTCGGTCCGGTCGCTCACCAGGCGCCTCGGTGGCCGGGCGTGAGCCCGCCCCGGCGTCGCTTCGCGGGTCGCAGACCTTAACAGTCCGCGTCGCCAAATTTCTCCGATGACCGACCCAGCGGACGACCGCGACCACGACTTCTCCGAAGGGGAGGGGTTCGACGATCCGTACGACGAGTTCGACCTCGACCCGCCCGAACTCGGCGTCGACCCGTCGAAGGTCGACCCCGTCGACTCCCGGGTGGTGACGGACACGCTCGACGAGCACACCATCGACCACGAGGACGTCGACGCGCACGAACTCATCGACGTCGGCCTGAACTACATGCAGATCAACCGCTACGAGCAGGCCACCGAGGCCTTCGAGCGGGCCGCCTCCTTCGCCGACGACGACCGCGTCGAACAGGAGGCGTGGGTCAACAAGGGCGTTGCCCACGCCGAACTCGAGGAGTACGACGAGGCGATCGGGGCCCACCGCGAGGCCCTGCGGATCGACGACTCGAGCGAGCATGCCGCGACCGCGGAGACGAACCTCGCGTACGCGCTCTGGGAGTTCGGCGAGACCGCCCAGGCCTTGGAACACGCCGAGCGAGCCGTCGAGATCGACGAACGGTTCGCCGAGGGCTGGTTCAACCGCGCGTTCTTCCTCTCGGAGCGCGGCCTGGCCGAGGAGGCCTTACACTGCATCGACAACGCGATCCGACTCGGCCTGCGTAACGCGAAGGTCCTCGAGGAGAAAGCCGAGATCCTCGAGGAACTCGGCGAGTACGACGAGGCCGAGGAGATCGCCGAGGAGGCAAACGAGATGCTCGAGCAGGCCGAACAGCGAATCATGGAGGATCGCATGGACGGCCGTGGGCAGGCTGGCGGCGCTGGCGCGGGCGGTGCCGGCGGCGCTGGAGGCCCCGGCGGACAGGCCCCGTTCGGCGAAGCCGGCGAGGAACCGCTCGATGACCTCGCGGACCCCGGCCGGCGAACCGGCGAGGAGCGCACCGAGCGCGACCGCGAGTTCGAACTCGAGTAGCGATGATCGTCAACGAACGGGAGACCGAGGAGGGACTGCTCGTCGCCGTCTGTGACACGGACGTCCTCGGCGAGACCTTCGAGTCAGAGTCCGTCTCGCTGACGGTTACCGAGGAGTTCTACGGCGGCGACGAGGTCGACGAGACCGCCGTCGTCGACAGCCTCGCCCGCGCCGACGTGGCAAACATCGTCGGCACCCGCTCGGTCGAACTCGCCGTCGAGGAGGGGTTCGTCGACGAGGCGAACGTCCTCGAGGTCGGCTCGACGCGACACGCGCAGTTGTTGCGGCTGTACTGACGCTCGCGAGCGTCGAACACGTCACGGGCCGTACCTTTTTGCCGACCGCTCTGTTCTCCACGGGTATGGGATCCGAACGGTCGAACCGGGACCGCTCGAACGAATCGAGCCCCCTCGAGCGACTGCGCCAGCCCGAGTACACGGGCGAGAACCGGTGTGTCCCCTGTACGGCGGTCAACGTCGCGATCGCCGCGGTCCTCACGCTCGGGATCGCGGCGATCTCGCTTCCAGCAGCGCCCGCCGTCCTCGCGGTCTCGCTCGCAGCGATCTACTTCCGGGGGTACCTGGTTCCCGGGACGCCGACGCTGACGAAACGGTACTTCCCCGACTGGGTGCTCGCGAAGTTCGACAAAGCGCCGGCCTCCGGCCCCGGCCCCGGACCCGGCGGGACGGCGCTCGAGGCCGACGACGGGCCCGAGGATGCGGCCGCGCCGGACGACGTCGACGGTCCCGACCACGTCGATCCCGAACGGCAGTTCCGCGAGCACGGGATCGTCGTCCCCTGCGAGGAACGCGACGGCGACGGGCCCGAGGACGACCTCTGTCTCACGGACGACGTCGAGACGGACTGGCACGCCCACCTCGAGGCGCTGCGGGACGGCGACCGCGAACGACAGGTCGCGCGCTTCCTCGAGGTCGAACCCGACTCCCTCGCCCTCGAGGAGTCGGACGAGCATGCGATCGCCCGCGTCGACGGCCGTATGGTTGCCCGCTGGGAGTCGGGGGCCGCCGCGCTCGCGGACCTGGCCGGAGCCCGGGTCCTCGAGGAGCGACTGCCGGACTGGGAGCGATTCGCGCTCGAGAACCGGAGCCAACTGGCGAGCGGGCTCCGGGCGTTCGTCGACCGGTGTCCGGACTGTGAGGGGTCGATCTCGCTCGACGAGGAAACCGTCGAATCGTGCTGTCGCTCCCACCAGGTGTACGCGATCACCTGCGAGGACTGCGGGGCGCGGATCCTCGAGGTGTCGGCCTGATCGCATACGACCGAAGAAGAAGCGGAAACCGAAACCGAAACCGAAATCGGTTTCGACCACGGTTCCGTTCGGGGCCGCCTTACACCGCCAGCCGTCCGTGATAGCGACGGGATCTGGCGGAACCGAAGGAGTGTTTTGTGTGCGGTACTTGCTAGTCACGTAATGAGTTCCCAGGACCTCGAGTCGCTCGACGTCGAGGGGATCCGCCAGCAGTTCCCCATTCTACAGCGGGAGTTCGACGGCCAGCAGGTCGTCTACCTCGACAACGCCGCGACGACCCAGACGCCCGACCCGGTCGTCGACGCGATGAGCGACTACTACCGTCAGTACAACGCGAACGTCCACCGCGGGATCCACCACCTGAGCCAGGAGGCCTCGATCGCCTACGAGGAGGCCCACGACCGCGTCGCCGAGTTCATCAACGCGGACGGCCGCGAGGAGGTCATCTTCACCAAGAACACGACCGAGAGCGAGAACCTGCTCGCCTACTCCTGGGGCCTGAACGAACTCGAGCCTGGCGACGAGATCGTCCTCACGGAGATGGAACACCACGCCTCGCTGGTGACCTGGCAACAGATCGGCAAGCGCACCGGCGCGGACGTGAAGTACATCCGAATCGACGACTCGGGCCGGCTCGACATGGACCACGCCCGCGAACTGATCACCGACGACACCGAGATCGTCTCGGCGGTCCACGTCTCGAACACGCTCGGCACCGTCAACCCGGTGGGCGAACTCACCGATCTGGCCCACGAACACGGCGCGCTCTCGTTCATCGACGGTGCACAGGCCGTCCCCAACCGGCCGGTCGACGTGGCGGAGATCGGCGCCGACTTCTACGCCTTCTCGGGGCACAAGATGGCCGGACCCACGGGGATCGGCGTTCTCTACGGAAAGCGGGAACTGCTCGAGGAGATGGAGCCGTACCTCTACGGCGGCGGCATGATCCGCAAGGTCACCTTCGAGGAATCGACCTGGGGTGAACTGCCCTGGAAGTTCGAACCCGGGACGCCGCCGATCGCGGAGGCCGTCGGCCTCCACGCGGCCATCGACTGGCTCGAGGACATCGGCATGGACCGAATCCGGGCCCACGAGCAGGAACTCGCGGCCTACGCCTACGACCGCCTCGACGGCGAGGGCGACGTCGAGATCTACGGCCCCGAGGCCGGTTCGGATCGTGGCGGCCTCGTCAGCTTCAACCTCGAGGGCGTCCACGCCCACGACCTGACCTCGATCCTGAACGATCACACGGTCGCGGTCCGGGCGGGCGACCACTGTACTCAGCCGCTGCACGACAAGCTCGGAGTTCCGGCATCGACGCGGGCGTCGTTCTACGTCTACAACACGCGCGAGGAGGTCGACAGGCTGGTCGCGGCGCTGGACGACGCACGGCAGTTGTTCGCGTAAGCCCGTGGAGCGGGCGACGCTCGTCGAACGGCCCATACTTACACTAATTTTTATTACAGTGTTTCTGGCATAGTCGGGTATGTCTCTCGACCGGGAGCGGGACCCCGAACGGGTCGTTCACCGATGGAACCGTGCGTTCACGGCCCTTGCAGCGGAACCGCGTCGGCAGCTCGTTGACGCACTCATGGACGTCTCCGACGACGAGTCGGTCCCGTTGCCGGAAGCCGCGGTCAATCCTCGGCTTTCGGTCGACCACGACTACCTGCAGGTCCAACTCCGGCATACGCACCTCCCGATGCTCGAGAGCCACGACTACGTCCGCTGGGAGGGAACGCCGCTCCGGGCGTCCCGAGGGCGGCGGTTCGAGGAGGTCGCGGTCGTCTTCGACTCGTTGTACGCGAACGCAGGCGCGATCCCCGAGCAACTGGTCGACGGCTGTCGAAGGCTCGAGCGGCGACAAGAGCGGGACGTCGCCGACGAGGGCGGCGACTCGGCCTCGACGAGCGACTGAGGTGCGGACGCCAACGGAACGGTTCATTTATCTCTCGTTCGGCGAAACACGCCGTCGCCATGCTCGAGCAGGTCAGACGCCGTGCTCGCCCGTACTTCGAAGACGCCCCTCCCGCACACGACTGGAACCACGTGCGCCGCGTGGAGGCCCTCGCGGAGACGCTCGCCGAACGCCGTTCCCCGGATCCCGTCGCCGACGAACGGGTCCTGAAACTCGCCGTCCTCCTCCACGACGTCGGCCGCGCGAAGGAGGACCGCGGCGAGATCGACGACCACGCGGCCTGGGGGGCGGACGAGGCCGAACGGATCCTCGAGGACCTGGGCGCCGACCCCGACGTCGTCGACCGCGTTCGGCACTGCGTCGCGGCCCACCGGTACTCGACCGATCCGGACCCCGAAACGCTCGAGGCGAAACTCCTGTCGGACGCCGACAACCTCGACGCCCTCGGCGCGGTCGGGATCGCCCGGGTGTTCTCCTACGGCGGCGAGATGGGGTCGCCGATCCACGGGTCGGCGGTCCTTCCGACCGACGCGCCGGAGGCCCACCCGGAGGGCGAGAGCCAGTACGGCCACATCCACGAGAAGATCCTCGACCTGCCCGAGCGGATGTACACCGACGTCGGGCGCGAACTCGCCGACGAGCGCGCGTCGTTCGTCCGGGAGTACGTCGCCCGGTTCGACGCGGAGGTTCGCGGCGACCGATGACCGCCGGTGGCCGTCCGTTGAAAACAACAACAAACTGGCAGTAGGTTTTTGCCGCTTCTGTTCGTACGGACCGATGCCGAGGTGAGAGCGCATGTACGAGAAACCCATCGGCCGTCCCCAACGGGACCCGTTCGACGCCCTGGTCGACGTTCTCGCCGCGGCCGACCGGTACGACCTCCTGCTCGGGATCGTGCCGGTCGCTTTCGCGGTTGCACTGGTCGTCGCCGGCGTGGCGAGTCTCTCGATGGCGCAGGCACTGCTGGTCGCTGCGACCATCGGCGTGCTCGTCATCGTCGACGCCTGCTACCGCAACCCCCCGACCGACCAGGGGTCGACGTAACGGCATCGGCCACCAACCGTTCGACACACCGAGAGACAACCGGTTCCCGCTTCCGCCTCGAGCAACAGCACTCGTTGCGGTTTTTTGTGCGCTCCCGATCGAAGAGAGGGTTACGTAACCGATTTCGGTATCTGCGCGTCGGCGGCCCCGGAACCCTTTTACAACTCACCGATCTATTCGCAGATACCAATGGGACTGGGCTCGGACATGTACCGACAGCAGATCCTCGACCACTACAAGAACCCCCGTAACTACGGGGAACTCGAGGATCCCACCTTCACCCACGTCGGCGAGAACCCGATGTGCGGCGACGAGATTCGGATCGACGTAAAACTCGCGGAAGACGGCGAAAGCGACGACGAGGAGACCATCAAGCAGGTCGCCTTCTCCGGTGACGGCTGTGCGATCAGCCAGGCCTCCGCGAGCATGCTCTCGAAGGAACTCCAGGGCAAGACCGTCGAGGAACTCCTCGAGATGGACCGCGACGACGTCGTCGACATGCTCGGGGTCGACATCTCGCCGATGCGGGTCAAGTGTGCTGTCCTGGCGGAGAAGGTCGCCCAGGATGGCGCGAAGATCCACCGGGACGAACTCGACGTCGACAAGACGACGACCGAGGACTAGCCGACGTCGGCTCCCGGGTCCGCCGTTCGCTGTTCTTCCGTTTCGGTGCTCCCCGCTCGACGGCCGTCGCCAGGGGCACGCTTACCCCGGTGGCGACGCTTGTCCGTCCATGGTCGAGACCG of the Halobiforma lacisalsi AJ5 genome contains:
- a CDS encoding aminotransferase class V-fold PLP-dependent enzyme, with amino-acid sequence MSSQDLESLDVEGIRQQFPILQREFDGQQVVYLDNAATTQTPDPVVDAMSDYYRQYNANVHRGIHHLSQEASIAYEEAHDRVAEFINADGREEVIFTKNTTESENLLAYSWGLNELEPGDEIVLTEMEHHASLVTWQQIGKRTGADVKYIRIDDSGRLDMDHARELITDDTEIVSAVHVSNTLGTVNPVGELTDLAHEHGALSFIDGAQAVPNRPVDVAEIGADFYAFSGHKMAGPTGIGVLYGKRELLEEMEPYLYGGGMIRKVTFEESTWGELPWKFEPGTPPIAEAVGLHAAIDWLEDIGMDRIRAHEQELAAYAYDRLDGEGDVEIYGPEAGSDRGGLVSFNLEGVHAHDLTSILNDHTVAVRAGDHCTQPLHDKLGVPASTRASFYVYNTREEVDRLVAALDDARQLFA
- the thpR gene encoding RNA 2',3'-cyclic phosphodiesterase; translated protein: MRLFVSVDLPDELADPVADLQAEFDDASGLSFTDPEQAHVTLKFLGDVDEDRLPDLQRELAAAVEDAGIDPFTARFGGLGVFPTLEYISVLWLGAETGGNELTALHEAIEERTTAMGFDEEDHEFTPHVTLARMEHAGGKELVQDLVRERDPTVGETTVEEVRLTESTLTDEGPVYSTVERFPLE
- a CDS encoding 50S ribosomal protein L39e; this encodes MGKKSKGKKKRLAKLENQNSRVPAWVMMKTDMEVQRNPKRRNWRRSDTDE
- a CDS encoding tetratricopeptide repeat protein; its protein translation is MTDPADDRDHDFSEGEGFDDPYDEFDLDPPELGVDPSKVDPVDSRVVTDTLDEHTIDHEDVDAHELIDVGLNYMQINRYEQATEAFERAASFADDDRVEQEAWVNKGVAHAELEEYDEAIGAHREALRIDDSSEHAATAETNLAYALWEFGETAQALEHAERAVEIDERFAEGWFNRAFFLSERGLAEEALHCIDNAIRLGLRNAKVLEEKAEILEELGEYDEAEEIAEEANEMLEQAEQRIMEDRMDGRGQAGGAGAGGAGGAGGPGGQAPFGEAGEEPLDDLADPGRRTGEERTERDREFELE
- the sufU gene encoding Fe-S cluster assembly sulfur transfer protein SufU codes for the protein MGLGSDMYRQQILDHYKNPRNYGELEDPTFTHVGENPMCGDEIRIDVKLAEDGESDDEETIKQVAFSGDGCAISQASASMLSKELQGKTVEELLEMDRDDVVDMLGVDISPMRVKCAVLAEKVAQDGAKIHRDELDVDKTTTED
- a CDS encoding DUF424 domain-containing protein — protein: MIVNERETEEGLLVAVCDTDVLGETFESESVSLTVTEEFYGGDEVDETAVVDSLARADVANIVGTRSVELAVEEGFVDEANVLEVGSTRHAQLLRLY
- a CDS encoding HD domain-containing protein translates to MLEQVRRRARPYFEDAPPAHDWNHVRRVEALAETLAERRSPDPVADERVLKLAVLLHDVGRAKEDRGEIDDHAAWGADEAERILEDLGADPDVVDRVRHCVAAHRYSTDPDPETLEAKLLSDADNLDALGAVGIARVFSYGGEMGSPIHGSAVLPTDAPEAHPEGESQYGHIHEKILDLPERMYTDVGRELADERASFVREYVARFDAEVRGDR
- a CDS encoding hydroxysqualene dehydroxylase, which translates into the protein MIESDVAVVGGGIGGLTAAHELAERGFDVTVLEANDRFGGKARSMPIADTSGGTEPTTESMDAPPLHGEHGFRFFPAFYRHVTDTMERIPDGEFEFEGGSGGTVADNLVETSATLIANVDGPPQIAETSTPDTLRGWLEALRPAFAEDLPREDVRFLLERLLYLLTACDDRREDELDDVSWWEFIDAENRSQEFRDRLAYATQALVALRPQVGSARTIGTIYLQLLFGQLDPTQPTEQVLNAPTSVAWIDPWVRYLEGLGVDLRANAPVRALEFDGRRITGATLADGARVVADEFVLAVPVEVAPEFVTPELARAAPELGRIERLDTAWMNGIQFYLSEDVELTRGHQVYADSPWALTSISQRQFWRDHEYDVGERGPDEVEGVLSAIASDWDTPGIVYGKPARQCTREEIATEVWAQLKAHLNVTGTTLSDDLLVDWFLDPSIVEVDDPGDGDRVENRSPLLINTAGSLRNRPPADVGVPNLTLAADYVRTNSDLASMESANEAGRRAANAILERHARGSYVPAEIWELREPAAFEPFKRQDRVRYRLGLPHPAEVTQSVRSLTRRLGGRA